DNA from Fusarium falciforme chromosome 7, complete sequence:
CTGCATTGTCTCCCGCGACGCCAATGGTGCTTCCGAGTAATAGAGTAAGAGATGGATGTCTGACTGGGATAGTCTGTTAGTATAGGCCAGAGCCGGGATGGCATTGTCTACCTACGGGGCCCGATATGTGAGAGTGGTGGAAGCTAGTCGTAGGAGTGGAACGTGGATGACCACCTATCCTGACCAATGGAATGAGATTGCTAGAGTGATCGGATGAACACTTGGGGGGATTGGTGCTCTGCATAGTAGTAGTCATGGACTTGGCTCCTTCGACTTGACCCTCTACTCTTGTGGTGGTACTGCGAAAGATGCTGGATTGGAGATAAACGTGGGAGAATCTTTCATGTAGTCTGGAGGGAACACGCCAAGAAGGTCTCCTTATTTCTTGTATGTCTCCGACCAAGGAAGCGGCACTGTTATCCTGGTTTATCTATTATGTGATGTATCTTGTAGTTCCTAATGAGCTGGTAAGACATCCACAGTTCCTGTTCACTGTGTAAGACGCACAGCCTGGGCAGGTCGCATTGCAGACACTCCACCATACTCTTGAACTCCGTCATCGTAGGTGTGGATTCCGATTTGGGTCAAGGGTGGGAAGATAGATTTATTCAGGGAAGATCGGCAATGCAGTTGGTGAGATGCGTCAAATTTATGCACATATGAAATTATAATATGTTGTAGGCTCCCCTGACTTGTGCTCGAAAGCATAAGGGTGGCTTGAGGATTAACCTTTGCATGCACAAAAATGAATAACGAGTTAGCGGCTTCCACTGGACTGTCACTGATACCCCAGCCACCTCCCACCTCTGGTTTGGAAACAGAACTTCTAGAACATGATTTGATGCTTTACCGTGCTTCATGGTCGGGGTCTGGTGCCGTTCTGTGTTGATGGCAATATTCTTTGTCATTGAAGCTGACAGCCTGTTTTAGAAACGTCATCAAAAACAACAAAAATGATTTGATGGTCCCTAAAACTGACAGTCGTCCAGACACGTAGAGAATTCATGCTCTTGACGTCGCCCAAGGCATTTCAGGGTCAGCGGCTGGAAATGAATTCCCTCAGACGACTCAAGCTCCGCAACTGATGCCTTTATTCAAAGATATTGGTGAAATTAACAAAGCCACATGGGACGCCCTGCCTTGGTATTGTTGGATAAAGACATGAAAGGGATGGCGAGCGAGCCCAATCAGAGAGTAGGGAAGCAAACCGGGCTGTCTCTTTTCAGATTATTACGCCAAGGTAAATCAGCCTTCCAATGAGAACCAACCGGAGGCTAAGCCTCTGAAACGGCACGTATCAGCTAGTAGACAAACAACAGCTGAATGATGCTGGTTTAATGATGTATAACATTGCATGAAGCCTTGTGGGGCCTAATCCTTGTCTCCGTTCGATAAAGAATACTTTTCCAGTCACACAGTCACCACCACTTCAGAGGTACTCATTATCATATGCCATCACTCATCTTGCGATTTCCCATGCCGCGCCTCATAGGTCGTTGCGTAGCTCCAGAGCTGGCATTGGTGCCTGTTCTTTGTCTGCAAAGTCCTCATTTGCGCTTCTCAGCgccccccctcctccatctctgtCTTCAACTTGTGAGGATTCATCATATCTTTTGCTTCTAAATCCGCTTCTGCGTCTTCATTGTTGTCACGGAGCAGGCCGCCATGGCTGGTGGGCCATGTCCACTCGACAAGAGCGGTCTCTGCATGCTCTCCTTTGATGGGGGAGGTGTTCGGGGCTTATCCTCATTGTACATCTTGGATCACATCATGAGGAATCTGAACCATGAACGGGCGTTGACTGGCCAGCCCGTAAAGAAATCATGCGAAATCTTTGACTTGACCGGGGGGATGAGCACTGGAGGGTAAGGAGGATGATTTGTTCAAAGACGCCCCAGGCGGACACAGGACAGATTGATCGCCATTATGCTGGGTCGACAGGAGATGGACGTGGCTGAATGTATTGCAGCCTATTGCAATCTTTCCGAATCTGTCTTCAAGGTCAAAGAAGCACTGGTCCAGCATCACACTACGAGGGGATATCCAGTCCCGATTCGACTCTCAGAAGCTCAGAGCTGCGGTTGAGGCAGTCTTGAATGACAAGAACTTGCCCCCAACGACTCTGTTCAATGACAAGGTTGAAAGGGGTTGCAAAGTGTAAGATCCCTTCCCCTAAACTCTTCATAGAATGGTGCTGATCCTATCCAAGGTTTGTTTGTGCGACTTCTGCTCATCCTGCGACTACTCGCCGCCTGAGAAGCTACGACACGACCAAGGAGCCCTCTAGCAATGCTACCATCCTCGAAGTTGCCATGGCGACATCCGCCGCAAGTACCTTTTTCGAGCCCGTTACGATCGATGATATGGTGTACCTCGATGGAGGTCTTGGTGCCAACAAACTAGGTGAGCAAGTGGTTGGAGAGGCGAGATACATTATCGGCCGCGAAATAGAGGAACTAAAGCCTTTGGTCAAATGCTTGGTCTCTATCGGAACGGGCAATCCGGGCATGAAGTCTATCAACAAAGACTTCTTGCGTTTCGTCTCTGAAACTCTCGTCAACATCAGCACAGAGGCCGAGATGACGGCCAAGAAATTCGCCCTCGAATGGCAGGACCTGAGCGAGGCCCACCGATACTTTCGCTTCAACGTCGAACAAGGCCTCCAGGATGTCGACCTTTCAGAGTACAAGGAGACCGGAAAGATCAAGATGGCCACCCAAGAGTACCTCGAGCAGGCGGTGGGGGCTACTCTGGTGAAGAAATGTGTTAAGAATCTCAAGATAAAGCAAAGCGTGTACATAACTGATTTCTCGTGAGGAGTCATATCTAACACAAACGGTGTAGACCGTGTCAACGCAGATCTTAGTCGATAAATCCAAGTTAGTTGAGAATGCTTCCCATTATTGATGTTCTTTGACTCACATGCCTAGGCTTACAACATTGTGATGCAATCAGCAGCAAACAGCCCCCTACTACCACCCAAGTACTGTCTCCCATTTACGAAGAACAAGCGTTTTGTTGGCCGCGAAATtatcctcaagaagctcttaGATGCCTTCTTTAGCGAGGAGCCCTGCGAAAGGGTCGCACTGGCTGGGCTCGGAGGGGTGGACAAAACCCAGACCGCTCTCGAGTTGCCTTTTGAGTCCAACATGAGACGGCGGAGTGCTCCATCTTTTGGCTCTCCGCACTGAGTGCTAGCAGCTTCGAGCAAAGCTGCAACACAGTCGCCACCGAACTGAACATCTTCCAGCAAGGTCTGGATTCCAAAGCCATTCTGAGAGACTTTCTGAGTTCCAAGAAGTTTGAGTCATGGCTTATCATTGTGGACAACGCCGATGAGTGGGACTTGGTTCTGCGTGGTCCCAATCATTCTTTCAGTATCGACGAACAGCTGCCCCAAAGTCCTGCTGGTCGAATCCTCTTCACCACCCGCCCGAATGAGGTGGCCCTTGAAGTTTCTGACCAAGAGCCACTGAAACTTGACGAAATGAAACCAGCAGAAGCCTTGAAGTTCCTGGGAAGGTCCGTCAACAGCAAGCTTCTACTTGTAGATCACTCTGTTGTCTCGGAGCTACTGGAAGAGCTTACATACCTTCCACTGGCAATCACTCAAGCCGCAGCCTATTTGAATCGAAACAAGATTACCATCACTCGATACCTCGAGCTGCTGCGAGGCACCGAGCAGGAAATGACTTCTCTGCTGAGTCGCGAATTCCATGACCGAACTGGATATCGTGAATCGCAGAATGCAGTGGCAGCCACGTGGCGTGTTTCTTTCGACCATATCCTTGCGCACGAACCAATAGCTGCCAATCTGCTCAGGTTTATCTCGAGAATCGAATCCAAGGACATC
Protein-coding regions in this window:
- a CDS encoding PNPLA domain-containing protein, which produces MAGGPCPLDKSGLCMLSFDGGGVRGLSSLYILDHIMRNLNHERALTGQPVKKSCEIFDLTGGMSTGGSKKHWSSITLRGDIQSRFDSQKLRAAVEAVLNDKNLPPTTLFNDKVERGCKVFVCATSAHPATTRRLRSYDTTKEPSSNATILEVAMATSAASTFFEPVTIDDMVYLDGGLGANKLGEQVVGEARYIIGREIEELKPLVKCLVSIGTGNPGMKSINKDFLRFVSETLVNISTEAEMTAKKFALEWQDLSEAHRYFRFNVEQGLQDVDLSEYKETGKIKMATQEYLEQAAYNIVMQSAANSPLLPPKYCLPFTKNKRFVGREIILKKLLDAFFSEEPCERVALAGLGGVDKTQTALELPFDFEQSCNTVATELNIFQQGLDSKAILRDFLSSKKFESWLIIVDNADEWDLVLRGPNHSFSIDEQLPQSPAGRILFTTRPNEVALEVSDQEPLKLDEMKPAEALKFLGRSVNSKLLLVDHSVVSELLEELTYLPLAITQAAAYLNRNKITITRYLELLRGTEQEMTSLLSREFHDRTGYRESQNAVAATWRVSFDHILAHEPIAANLLRFISRIESKDIPLPILPRGDLEEELTYSVGTLCAYTFLIPREGQEVYDMHSLVHLATKIWVQP